In a single window of the Hyalangium gracile genome:
- a CDS encoding trigger factor, producing the protein MMSLPRVEAPSLEDLSVTITPPEAFTAEQVQARFLELARPLATERFRYPSEKVAWGDEVQFDIVGYSRGKLIPFSVRTGEWVRLEPEPMLPGLYESLVGRKPREKVTVDITLPSDYPVESLRGAVARFTVQLWGAREVTYPELSNPAFLKAFGATTLAEAMKKVVRQMEAEATQLLMSQVQRQVLATVAARTRVTVPADLVDEEIRRRWSASEEQVLTKLGFDDARRAEALRGWLEDGQTRAEVELRLRIALALGAICKRDKLALTPQRVEKLLKDEADAAGLQLHEVMAALKAEPQNMARIDQMAWHLTAVDHVMSRAKVQVAAA; encoded by the coding sequence ATGATGTCCCTTCCTCGGGTGGAGGCGCCCTCCCTGGAGGACCTGTCCGTCACCATCACGCCTCCGGAGGCGTTCACCGCGGAGCAGGTCCAGGCGCGCTTCCTGGAGCTGGCGCGCCCCCTGGCCACCGAGCGCTTCCGCTACCCCAGCGAGAAGGTGGCGTGGGGAGACGAGGTGCAGTTCGACATCGTCGGCTACAGCCGGGGCAAGCTCATTCCCTTCAGCGTGCGCACCGGCGAGTGGGTGCGGCTGGAGCCCGAGCCCATGCTGCCGGGGCTCTACGAGTCGCTGGTGGGCCGCAAGCCCCGGGAGAAGGTGACGGTGGACATCACCCTGCCGAGCGACTACCCCGTCGAGTCCCTGCGGGGGGCCGTGGCGCGCTTCACCGTGCAGCTGTGGGGTGCGCGCGAGGTGACCTACCCCGAGCTGAGCAACCCGGCCTTCCTGAAGGCCTTCGGCGCCACCACCCTGGCGGAGGCCATGAAGAAGGTGGTGCGCCAGATGGAGGCCGAGGCCACGCAGCTGCTGATGAGCCAGGTGCAGCGGCAGGTGCTGGCCACGGTGGCGGCGCGCACCCGGGTGACGGTGCCGGCGGACCTGGTGGATGAGGAGATCCGCCGCCGCTGGAGCGCCAGCGAGGAGCAGGTGCTGACCAAGCTGGGCTTCGACGACGCGCGCCGGGCCGAGGCGCTGCGGGGCTGGCTGGAGGATGGGCAGACGCGGGCCGAGGTGGAGCTGCGGCTGCGCATCGCCCTGGCCCTGGGCGCCATCTGCAAGCGGGACAAGCTGGCGCTCACCCCGCAGCGGGTGGAGAAGCTCCTCAAGGACGAGGCCGACGCCGCCGGCCTGCAGCTGCACGAGGTGATGGCCGCCCTGAAGGCCGAGCCCCAGAACATGGCCCGGATCGATCAGATGGCTTGGCACCTCACGGCCGTGGACCACGTCATGAGCCGGGCCAAGGTGCAGGTGGCAGCGGCCTGA
- a CDS encoding ribonuclease T2 family protein yields the protein MNALRSALALASMLLVSMTAHAQPQPSFDYYLLDLSWSPQYCASKGGSGDPRQCGPDKHFGFVVHGLWPQYDNGKWPQNCSTEQVPQQVVDSMLDIMPSSQLVQHEWKKHGTCSGLGVDGYFQAVRAVFTSFQVPERYRNPEQPIVVKKQDFLQDLLAANPSLTADMVAIKCNKSQLVEVGICLDKDARTPRKCGGGINFQCQGDQLRLAAKR from the coding sequence ATGAATGCCCTTCGTTCCGCGCTGGCGCTCGCCAGCATGCTGCTCGTGTCGATGACGGCGCACGCCCAGCCGCAGCCTTCCTTCGACTACTACCTGCTCGATCTGTCCTGGTCGCCCCAGTACTGCGCCTCGAAGGGAGGCTCCGGCGACCCGCGGCAGTGCGGCCCCGACAAGCACTTCGGGTTCGTCGTGCACGGGCTGTGGCCGCAATACGACAACGGCAAGTGGCCGCAGAACTGCTCGACGGAGCAGGTCCCCCAGCAGGTGGTCGACTCGATGCTCGACATCATGCCCTCGAGCCAGCTCGTCCAGCACGAGTGGAAGAAGCACGGCACCTGCAGCGGGCTCGGCGTGGACGGCTACTTCCAGGCGGTGCGCGCCGTCTTCACCTCCTTCCAGGTTCCCGAGCGCTACCGCAACCCCGAGCAGCCCATCGTCGTGAAGAAGCAGGACTTCCTCCAGGACCTGCTGGCGGCCAACCCTTCGCTCACCGCGGACATGGTCGCCATCAAGTGCAACAAGAGCCAGCTCGTGGAGGTGGGCATCTGCCTGGACAAGGACGCCAGGACACCGCGCAAGTGCGGCGGCGGCATCAACTTCCAGTGCCAGGGCGACCAGCTCCGGCTCGCGGCGAAGCGGTAG
- a CDS encoding oxidoreductase, which yields MGTQGKVWFVTGSSSGFGRCIVEEVIARGERVVATARDTRSLEDLVARAPERVLAVRLDVTKPEEIRSAVSAAEERFGGIDVVVNNAGYSILGAVEETSDEELRAAFEPLFFGAVAVTRAVLPRMRERRSGTIVQLTSLTGLVTFPGTGAYSAAKHALEALSESLAKEVEPHGVRVLIVEPGMFRTQLLGPSYRPMPEMEAYAATVGQMRTYVEQSRGQQPGDPAKAAKAIFDAVASSPSTLRLPLGTDAPGAIREKLAQVKAEVDRTEQLALSMGF from the coding sequence ATGGGCACACAAGGCAAGGTCTGGTTCGTCACGGGTTCGTCGTCGGGGTTCGGCCGCTGCATCGTGGAGGAGGTCATCGCGCGTGGAGAGCGCGTCGTCGCCACGGCGAGGGACACACGCTCGCTGGAGGACCTGGTGGCGCGCGCTCCGGAGCGCGTGCTCGCCGTCCGGCTCGATGTCACGAAGCCCGAGGAGATTCGCAGCGCCGTCTCGGCGGCGGAGGAGCGCTTCGGTGGCATCGACGTGGTGGTGAACAACGCGGGCTACAGCATTCTGGGCGCGGTGGAGGAGACGAGCGACGAGGAGCTCCGGGCGGCGTTCGAGCCGCTGTTCTTCGGAGCGGTGGCGGTCACGCGCGCGGTGCTTCCTCGGATGCGGGAGCGCCGCTCGGGAACCATCGTGCAGCTGACGAGCTTGACCGGGCTCGTCACGTTCCCGGGCACCGGAGCGTACAGCGCGGCGAAGCACGCCCTGGAGGCGCTGTCCGAGTCGCTCGCGAAGGAAGTCGAGCCCCACGGCGTGCGGGTGCTCATCGTCGAGCCGGGGATGTTCCGGACGCAGCTGCTCGGCCCTTCGTACCGGCCGATGCCGGAGATGGAGGCGTACGCCGCGACGGTCGGCCAGATGCGCACGTACGTGGAGCAGTCCCGCGGCCAGCAGCCAGGCGATCCCGCCAAGGCCGCCAAGGCCATCTTCGACGCGGTGGCCTCGAGCCCCTCGACGTTGCGCCTCCCCTTGGGGACGGATGCGCCCGGAGCGATCCGCGAGAAGCTCGCGCAGGTGAAGGCGGAGGTGGACCGCACGGAGCAGCTCGCGCTCTCCATGGGGTTCTGA
- a CDS encoding LysR family transcriptional regulator: protein MHDDLSGLTAFLAVARKRSFTAAATELRVTPSAVSQTLRALEERVGVRLLQRTTRSVGLTEAGARFLARLEPAMQGVHEAFESLGELRDRPAGLLRLNMPRYGYQEVLGSRLAEFLAAYPDIQVDIQLDDALVDIIEQGFDAGFRVGDLMEREMIAIQVSDDIPMAVVGSPSYFATHGKPKHPRDLRHHDCINYRSRTTGGLFRWNLTEGEKRIEVAVEGRVIFDDSELLVAAAVDGLGLAFAPENRIRKLVAEKRLARVLEPYCPTLPGFFLYYPSRAHVAPKLKALIDFVKVGRRR from the coding sequence ATGCACGACGACCTCTCCGGCCTCACGGCGTTCCTGGCGGTGGCGCGCAAGCGGAGCTTCACCGCCGCGGCGACGGAGCTCCGGGTCACCCCCTCCGCGGTGAGCCAGACGCTCCGGGCGCTCGAGGAGCGCGTGGGAGTTCGCCTCCTCCAGCGGACCACGCGCAGTGTCGGGCTCACGGAGGCGGGGGCGCGCTTTCTCGCCCGGCTTGAGCCCGCGATGCAGGGGGTGCACGAGGCGTTCGAGTCCCTGGGCGAGCTGCGTGACCGCCCCGCGGGGCTCCTGCGTCTGAACATGCCGCGCTACGGCTACCAGGAGGTGCTCGGTTCCCGCCTCGCCGAGTTCCTCGCGGCCTATCCCGACATCCAGGTGGACATCCAGCTGGACGACGCGCTCGTCGACATCATCGAGCAGGGCTTCGACGCGGGCTTCCGCGTGGGCGATCTGATGGAGCGGGAGATGATCGCCATTCAGGTGAGCGATGACATCCCCATGGCGGTGGTGGGCTCGCCTTCGTACTTCGCGACGCACGGCAAGCCGAAGCACCCTCGCGACCTGCGCCATCACGACTGCATCAACTATCGCAGCAGGACGACCGGGGGCCTCTTCCGCTGGAATCTCACGGAGGGGGAAAAGCGCATCGAGGTGGCGGTCGAGGGCCGGGTCATCTTCGACGATTCGGAGCTGTTGGTGGCCGCCGCCGTGGACGGACTGGGGCTCGCCTTCGCCCCGGAGAATCGCATCCGGAAGCTGGTGGCCGAGAAGCGCCTTGCGCGTGTGCTCGAGCCCTATTGCCCCACCTTGCCGGGCTTCTTCCTCTATTACCCGAGCCGGGCACACGTGGCTCCCAAGCTCAAGGCGCTCATCGACTTCGTGAAGGTGGGCCGTCGGCGCTGA
- a CDS encoding alpha/beta hydrolase, giving the protein MAEHIIYLLGPFQVPGLGQERHVRVYAPNEAAGGAPVLFMFDGQNIFHDAPSFSGGWYVHHAVKQLEEQGLPAPVIVGIDHGGSSRLDELSPFTSGDSAGRADELLAWLKAELAPRIAQEFKVRTDPAGTAVGGSSMGGLAALYAHFRHPDLFGAALCMSPSFWFAERRIFDYVAAQPKPWTSRIYIDAGAREGGGSVVADAERMVQHLRERGWDDTSLCWIADQDGHHSEHDWRKRAPAALQFLFTGTPGQRPEAPAPMSPPPGESPPPPA; this is encoded by the coding sequence ATGGCGGAGCACATCATCTACCTGCTGGGGCCTTTTCAGGTGCCCGGCCTGGGACAGGAGCGCCACGTGCGCGTGTACGCGCCGAACGAAGCGGCGGGTGGCGCGCCGGTCCTCTTCATGTTCGACGGACAGAACATCTTCCACGACGCGCCCTCGTTCTCGGGCGGCTGGTACGTCCACCACGCGGTGAAGCAGTTGGAGGAGCAGGGGCTGCCGGCACCGGTCATCGTCGGGATCGACCACGGCGGCTCCTCGCGGCTCGACGAGTTGTCTCCCTTCACCTCGGGCGACAGCGCGGGGCGGGCGGATGAGCTGCTCGCCTGGTTGAAGGCGGAGTTGGCGCCGCGAATCGCTCAGGAGTTCAAGGTGCGGACGGACCCGGCGGGCACCGCCGTGGGCGGCTCGTCCATGGGCGGCCTTGCGGCGCTCTACGCGCACTTCCGCCACCCGGACCTGTTCGGCGCCGCGCTGTGCATGTCGCCGTCCTTCTGGTTCGCGGAACGGAGAATCTTCGACTACGTCGCCGCGCAGCCGAAGCCCTGGACGTCGCGCATCTACATCGACGCGGGCGCCAGGGAGGGCGGGGGCTCGGTGGTCGCCGACGCGGAGCGCATGGTCCAGCACCTGCGCGAGCGAGGCTGGGACGACACCTCGCTCTGCTGGATCGCGGACCAGGACGGGCACCACAGCGAGCACGACTGGCGCAAGCGCGCGCCCGCCGCGCTGCAGTTCCTCTTCACCGGAACGCCAGGCCAGCGCCCCGAGGCGCCCGCGCCCATGTCGCCGCCCCCGGGCGAGTCGCCTCCTCCGCCCGCGTAG
- a CDS encoding SDR family oxidoreductase, with the protein MKTVLITGCSSGYGLETARYFHAQGWNVVATMRTPRGDALPRSDRMRVVALDVTKPESIAAALEASGPVDVLVNNAGVGLLGAFEVTPMSTVRDVFETNTFGVMAVTQAVLPRFRARKSGVVVNVTSSATLAPMPLVAVYTASKMAIEGFTASLAFELEAFNVRVKLVEPGYCPSTRFASNGGTRMEGLLPEPYATFAQRVFASLGQQSAVTRESDVAEAVWRAANDSTGQLRFPAGPDAVALARSA; encoded by the coding sequence ATGAAGACGGTGCTCATCACGGGTTGCTCTTCTGGGTATGGCCTCGAGACCGCTCGCTACTTCCACGCGCAAGGCTGGAACGTGGTCGCCACCATGCGAACGCCGCGCGGGGACGCCCTGCCCCGCTCGGACCGGATGCGCGTGGTTGCGCTCGATGTGACGAAGCCCGAGAGCATCGCCGCGGCGCTCGAGGCGAGCGGGCCTGTCGACGTGCTCGTCAACAACGCGGGCGTCGGGCTCCTGGGCGCCTTCGAGGTGACGCCGATGAGCACGGTGCGCGACGTGTTCGAGACCAACACCTTCGGAGTGATGGCGGTGACGCAGGCCGTGCTGCCCCGGTTCCGCGCGCGCAAGTCGGGGGTCGTCGTGAATGTGACGTCGAGCGCGACGCTGGCGCCCATGCCGCTGGTGGCCGTGTACACCGCGAGCAAGATGGCCATCGAAGGCTTCACCGCGTCGCTCGCGTTCGAGCTCGAGGCATTCAATGTCCGGGTGAAGCTGGTGGAGCCGGGCTATTGCCCGAGCACGCGCTTCGCGAGCAACGGGGGGACCCGAATGGAAGGACTTCTCCCCGAGCCCTACGCGACCTTCGCGCAGCGCGTCTTCGCTTCTCTCGGACAACAGTCCGCGGTAACCCGGGAGTCCGACGTGGCCGAGGCGGTGTGGCGTGCCGCGAACGACTCGACCGGACAGCTGCGCTTCCCAGCCGGTCCCGACGCGGTGGCGCTCGCCCGGTCCGCCTGA
- a CDS encoding AraC family transcriptional regulator, whose translation MKDPLSQVIALLQPRAVFSKRISGAGRWGVRYSDFGQPSFCAVLEGSCRLAVDGQRAITLEAGDFVLLPATPGFTMSGFEPVAPERIDPKVTPSPTGEVRHGTRGGRPDVRLLGGYFVFDSPDAALLVSLLPALVHVRGVERLSLLVRLVGEESSEQRSGRDLVLTRLVEVLLIEALRSTSGDDAPPGLLRGLADARLAPAIRQMHGQLSRSWTVAELAKTAALSRSAFFERFTRTVGLAPMEYLLAWRMAVARELLGRHDFGIAEVAERVGYGSASAFSTAFTRHVGQPPSHYARAG comes from the coding sequence ATGAAGGATCCGCTCTCGCAAGTCATCGCGCTGCTCCAGCCGCGCGCCGTGTTCTCGAAGCGCATCAGCGGCGCTGGCCGCTGGGGGGTTCGCTACTCGGACTTTGGCCAGCCGAGCTTCTGCGCCGTGCTCGAGGGCAGCTGCCGCCTCGCGGTTGACGGTCAGCGGGCCATCACGCTCGAGGCAGGTGACTTCGTCCTCCTGCCGGCGACGCCGGGCTTCACCATGTCGGGCTTCGAGCCCGTGGCGCCAGAGCGCATCGACCCCAAGGTGACCCCCTCGCCGACGGGAGAGGTCCGCCACGGAACGCGCGGAGGGCGTCCGGACGTGCGGCTGCTCGGCGGCTATTTCGTCTTCGACTCGCCTGACGCGGCGCTCCTGGTGTCGCTGCTGCCGGCGCTGGTGCACGTGCGAGGTGTGGAGCGGCTCTCGCTGCTGGTGCGGCTCGTCGGTGAGGAATCGAGCGAGCAGCGCTCGGGGCGCGACCTCGTGCTCACGCGGCTCGTGGAGGTGCTGCTCATCGAAGCGCTGCGGTCGACTTCAGGCGACGACGCGCCTCCGGGGCTGCTGCGCGGGCTGGCCGATGCGCGGCTCGCGCCAGCGATACGACAGATGCATGGCCAGCTCTCGCGCTCGTGGACGGTGGCCGAGCTCGCGAAGACCGCGGCGCTCTCCCGCTCGGCATTCTTCGAGCGGTTCACCCGCACCGTGGGCCTGGCGCCGATGGAGTACCTGCTTGCCTGGCGGATGGCCGTCGCGAGGGAGCTGCTCGGTCGCCACGATTTCGGGATCGCCGAGGTGGCCGAGCGCGTCGGCTACGGCTCGGCGAGCGCGTTCAGCACTGCGTTCACCCGGCACGTGGGCCAGCCTCCGAGTCACTACGCCCGAGCGGGTTAG
- a CDS encoding DUF7674 family protein has protein sequence MKELLAGPFPPDTLPGELSDDERAECVRRAKGKPGQTVEPGLFPRAEAKVARLLLAAAGYWEPNELLALAYACDSSERSHFKKSYHAHDAFACALVHPRISPEERARLITVVLAPDKSLRVGWRSRKKSWALARWAVARGFIEPTLLTPVLRHELVAPVAEPSPEKTAWTSRDFIDALIDCRLKWRARRGRIHAEHLYYVAIADLGRELFAALLGGCKAPWTEHVFQVIEQVFEKGDAEAQNLCVVGLFESLQGQSHGQGPADLIERRLGPRALAAWGDLIEGWTGQGIRSVQQWRAKPRE, from the coding sequence ATGAAGGAACTCCTTGCCGGGCCGTTTCCGCCGGACACCCTGCCGGGTGAGCTCAGCGACGATGAGCGAGCCGAATGCGTGCGACGAGCCAAGGGCAAGCCGGGGCAGACGGTCGAGCCGGGCCTGTTTCCGAGAGCCGAGGCGAAGGTGGCAAGGCTGCTGCTCGCCGCCGCCGGATACTGGGAGCCGAACGAGCTCCTTGCGCTCGCGTATGCGTGCGACAGCTCCGAGCGGAGCCACTTCAAGAAGAGCTACCACGCGCACGATGCTTTCGCGTGCGCGCTCGTGCACCCGAGGATCAGCCCCGAGGAACGGGCGCGCCTGATCACCGTCGTGCTCGCGCCAGACAAGTCGCTGAGGGTCGGGTGGCGCTCGCGCAAGAAGTCATGGGCGCTCGCGCGGTGGGCCGTGGCGCGCGGCTTCATCGAGCCCACGTTGCTGACGCCGGTGTTACGGCATGAGCTGGTGGCGCCCGTGGCCGAACCGTCGCCCGAGAAGACGGCCTGGACGAGCCGCGACTTCATCGACGCACTGATCGACTGCCGGCTGAAGTGGCGAGCGCGACGGGGGCGCATCCATGCCGAGCACCTCTACTACGTGGCCATCGCGGACCTGGGACGCGAGCTGTTCGCGGCGCTGCTCGGCGGGTGCAAGGCACCGTGGACCGAGCACGTGTTCCAGGTGATCGAACAGGTCTTCGAGAAGGGTGACGCCGAAGCACAGAACCTGTGCGTCGTCGGCTTGTTCGAGAGTCTGCAGGGGCAGAGCCATGGACAGGGCCCCGCTGACCTCATCGAGCGGCGCCTGGGGCCGCGAGCGCTCGCCGCGTGGGGCGACCTCATCGAGGGGTGGACGGGACAGGGCATCCGGAGCGTCCAGCAGTGGCGCGCCAAGCCGCGCGAGTGA
- a CDS encoding fatty acid desaturase — MSNGFIWSSADEPHAARRREMLRTHPEIKELYGPCSRTKYVCTLLVGLQLSLAFLLRDAPWWLIVLVAYTVGGVINQALLLAIHELSHNLAFRKPWHNRVFGVFINLPVGVPVAETFRYYHLRHHSHQGDERLDTDLPTEFEARLLRYRPLKLLWLACQGFAYALRPLFVDPKKPSASELANLLVQVAFNVAVFYFWGGKALAYLPISSLIVMGLHPIAGHYISEHYVFREGQETYSYYGPLNVFAFNVGYHNEHHDFPYVPGSRLPKLRATAPEFYDGLMAHKSWTATLWHFVMNPNLGGYSRIKRRVERRRD, encoded by the coding sequence ATGTCCAATGGCTTCATCTGGTCCAGCGCGGACGAACCGCACGCCGCTCGGCGGCGCGAGATGCTTCGCACGCATCCCGAGATCAAGGAACTCTACGGCCCGTGCTCGCGCACGAAGTACGTCTGCACGCTGCTCGTCGGGCTGCAGCTCTCGCTCGCCTTCCTGCTGCGTGACGCGCCCTGGTGGCTGATTGTTCTGGTCGCCTACACGGTGGGAGGAGTGATCAACCAGGCACTCCTCCTGGCCATTCACGAGCTCTCTCACAACCTCGCGTTCCGCAAGCCCTGGCACAATCGCGTGTTCGGAGTCTTCATCAACCTGCCCGTGGGTGTGCCGGTCGCGGAGACGTTCCGCTACTACCACCTGCGCCATCACAGCCATCAGGGTGACGAGCGGCTCGACACGGATCTCCCGACGGAGTTCGAGGCGCGCCTGCTGCGCTATCGCCCGCTCAAGCTGCTCTGGCTCGCTTGCCAGGGCTTTGCCTACGCGCTCCGCCCGCTGTTCGTGGATCCAAAGAAGCCGAGCGCTTCCGAGCTCGCGAACCTGCTCGTGCAGGTCGCGTTCAACGTGGCCGTGTTCTATTTCTGGGGCGGCAAAGCGCTGGCCTATCTGCCGATCAGCTCGCTGATCGTCATGGGGCTCCATCCGATTGCCGGACACTACATCTCGGAGCACTACGTCTTCCGCGAAGGGCAAGAGACCTACTCGTACTACGGGCCGCTCAACGTGTTCGCGTTCAACGTCGGCTACCACAACGAGCACCACGACTTCCCCTACGTGCCTGGCTCGCGCCTGCCGAAGCTGCGAGCGACGGCGCCAGAATTCTACGACGGTCTCATGGCGCACAAGTCGTGGACGGCGACGCTCTGGCACTTCGTCATGAACCCCAACCTGGGCGGATACAGCCGCATCAAGCGGCGCGTGGAGCGGCGGCGAGACTAG
- a CDS encoding FAD-dependent monooxygenase has translation MLNEAGRSGATKHHAVLIAGGGPTGLMLAAELALAGIDVAVVERRVDQELPGSRAGGLHARTIEVFDQRGVAERFLSQGQLMQVAGFSFIPLDISDFPTRHNYGLALRQARIERIMAEWVAELPVTFYRGREVTGFAQDDAGVDVELSDGASLRATYLVGCDGGRSLVRKQAGIEFAGWDASTSFLIAEVEMTQEPAWGVRRGDKGVNAIGKIDDGKRASVVLVEPQVGNRGEPTLEELRAALIAVYGTDFGVRNPTWLSRFSDMARQAAAYRERRVLLAGDAAHVHAPTGGQGLNIGVQDAVNLGWKLAQVVKGLSPETLLDTYHAERHPIGARVLRLTMAQIALGRGDDRTEALRENMAELLKMEQPRKKYAAMMSGLDVHYDFGAGHPLLGRRMPDLELSTQSGPKRVFSLLHEARPVFLNLGEPGALDITPWAERVRRVDGRYAGAWELPVFGAVAAPSAVLVRPDGHVAWVGDGTDSGLRDALTRWFGPPTLA, from the coding sequence ATGCTCAACGAAGCCGGACGCAGTGGGGCCACGAAGCACCATGCAGTGCTGATCGCCGGAGGCGGCCCGACGGGCCTGATGCTGGCAGCCGAGCTGGCGTTGGCGGGGATCGACGTCGCCGTCGTCGAGCGTCGCGTGGACCAGGAGCTCCCCGGGTCACGCGCTGGCGGCCTGCACGCCCGCACGATCGAGGTGTTCGATCAGCGGGGCGTCGCCGAGCGCTTCCTCTCGCAGGGACAGCTCATGCAGGTCGCGGGCTTCTCGTTCATCCCGCTCGACATCAGCGACTTCCCGACGCGCCACAACTACGGGCTCGCGCTCAGGCAGGCTCGCATCGAGCGCATCATGGCCGAGTGGGTCGCCGAGCTGCCGGTGACGTTCTATCGAGGGCGTGAGGTGACGGGGTTCGCGCAGGACGACGCCGGCGTCGACGTCGAGCTGTCGGACGGCGCCTCGCTCCGGGCCACGTACCTCGTCGGGTGCGACGGAGGGCGAAGCCTGGTTCGCAAGCAGGCAGGCATCGAGTTCGCCGGCTGGGACGCGTCGACCAGCTTCCTCATCGCCGAGGTCGAGATGACCCAGGAGCCCGCCTGGGGCGTCCGCCGTGGAGACAAGGGCGTCAACGCCATCGGCAAGATCGACGACGGGAAGCGCGCCAGCGTCGTGCTGGTCGAGCCGCAGGTCGGCAACAGAGGCGAGCCGACCCTGGAGGAGCTGCGCGCGGCGCTGATTGCGGTCTACGGGACCGACTTCGGCGTTCGCAATCCGACCTGGCTCTCCCGGTTCTCCGACATGGCTCGGCAGGCGGCGGCCTACCGGGAGCGACGGGTGCTCCTGGCCGGCGACGCGGCGCACGTGCATGCGCCCACGGGCGGACAGGGGCTCAACATCGGCGTGCAGGACGCCGTGAATCTCGGCTGGAAGCTCGCGCAGGTGGTGAAGGGCCTCTCGCCGGAGACCCTCCTCGACACCTACCACGCCGAGCGGCACCCCATCGGTGCCCGCGTGCTCCGCCTGACGATGGCCCAGATAGCGCTCGGCCGCGGCGATGACCGCACCGAGGCCCTGCGCGAGAACATGGCCGAGCTGCTGAAGATGGAGCAGCCGCGTAAGAAGTACGCCGCGATGATGTCGGGCCTCGACGTCCACTACGACTTCGGTGCGGGGCACCCGCTGCTCGGGCGTCGCATGCCCGACCTCGAGCTGAGCACCCAGAGCGGTCCGAAGCGCGTGTTCTCGCTTCTGCATGAGGCCCGACCGGTCTTTCTCAACCTCGGCGAGCCGGGCGCCCTGGACATCACCCCGTGGGCGGAGCGGGTTCGGCGGGTCGATGGCCGGTACGCGGGCGCGTGGGAGCTCCCGGTCTTCGGGGCGGTCGCCGCGCCCTCGGCCGTCCTGGTTCGGCCCGATGGCCATGTCGCGTGGGTGGGAGACGGCACGGATTCGGGGCTGCGTGACGCGCTCACCCGGTGGTTCGGACCGCCTACGCTGGCGTAG
- a CDS encoding SRPBCC domain-containing protein translates to MNTTSARGLQISTPTDTTIVLTRTFNAPRRLVWEAMFTPDKMRRWMLPPPGWTVTTCECDARVGGKLSVEWKSDEANPVMTLRGEFTEVALHEHAVHTETMALGSGQTVGSLVEKHQFADQGAATAMRITQTYHSKEDRDGALASVMDQGMEACYQKLDALLGERS, encoded by the coding sequence ATGAACACCACGTCAGCCCGAGGCCTGCAGATCTCAACCCCCACGGACACCACCATCGTGCTCACCCGCACGTTCAACGCGCCTCGGCGGCTGGTGTGGGAGGCCATGTTCACTCCGGACAAGATGCGTCGCTGGATGCTGCCGCCGCCGGGCTGGACCGTGACCACCTGCGAGTGTGATGCGCGCGTGGGCGGCAAGCTCTCGGTGGAGTGGAAGAGCGATGAAGCCAATCCGGTCATGACTCTCCGGGGCGAATTCACGGAGGTGGCCCTGCACGAGCACGCCGTTCACACGGAAACGATGGCATTGGGGTCGGGCCAGACGGTTGGCTCGCTCGTGGAGAAGCACCAGTTCGCCGATCAGGGCGCCGCCACCGCGATGCGCATCACGCAAACCTATCACTCGAAAGAAGACCGCGACGGCGCGCTCGCTTCCGTCATGGATCAGGGCATGGAAGCCTGTTATCAAAAGCTGGACGCGCTGCTCGGCGAGCGGAGCTAG
- a CDS encoding ArsR/SmtB family transcription factor — protein sequence MVLDRSPRLDLVFHALAHPARRAIIRQLSGGERNLSELAAPLKMTFPAATKHVRVLEHAKLIRRRVEGRQHFCRLEAAPLKEATLWTESFRQHWETRFEALDSLLDEMKSEERARTRRT from the coding sequence ATGGTTTTAGATCGCTCGCCCCGGCTGGATCTCGTATTTCACGCCCTGGCCCACCCGGCCCGTCGGGCGATCATCCGGCAACTCTCGGGCGGGGAGCGCAACCTCAGCGAGCTGGCCGCGCCCCTGAAAATGACTTTCCCGGCGGCCACCAAGCACGTGCGCGTGCTGGAGCACGCCAAGCTCATCCGGCGCCGCGTCGAAGGCCGGCAGCATTTCTGCCGCCTGGAGGCCGCGCCGCTCAAGGAAGCGACGCTCTGGACCGAGTCGTTCCGCCAGCACTGGGAGACCCGCTTCGAAGCGCTTGACTCTCTGCTCGATGAGATGAAGTCCGAGGAGCGAGCGCGTACCCGCCGGACCTGA